One window of the Acinetobacter equi genome contains the following:
- a CDS encoding Hcp family type VI secretion system effector, which yields MKDIYVEFRGKYKVDGESRDTEHKGWIEVNSWAHNIRQPKSATSSSVGGHTAERVEHSDMVFVKDLDATSPKLWEACSAGYTFDEVQIDYYRANGDKRIKYLQIKLKHVLVSSVTPTVNAEGVPTESFGLKYAAVEWTYNQQDIDGTAKGAVTKKWSLSNNTASYAA from the coding sequence ATGAAAGACATTTATGTCGAATTTCGTGGTAAATATAAAGTTGATGGTGAGTCTCGTGATACCGAGCATAAAGGTTGGATCGAAGTAAATTCTTGGGCGCATAACATCCGCCAACCAAAATCAGCAACTTCTTCAAGTGTTGGTGGTCACACAGCAGAACGTGTTGAACACTCTGACATGGTTTTTGTTAAAGACTTAGATGCAACTAGCCCTAAACTTTGGGAGGCTTGTTCAGCTGGTTATACTTTTGATGAAGTTCAAATCGATTACTATCGTGCGAATGGTGACAAACGTATTAAGTATCTACAAATTAAATTGAAACATGTTTTAGTTTCAAGCGTAACTCCAACAGTTAATGCTGAAGGTGTTCCAACTGAATCATTCGGTCTTAAATATGCTGCTGTAGAGTGGACATATAATCAACAAGACATCGATGGTACAGCAAAAGGCGCTGTTACTAAGAAATGGTCACTTTCAAATAATACAGCTTCATACGCTGCATAA